The proteins below are encoded in one region of Chloroflexota bacterium:
- a CDS encoding aminoglycoside phosphotransferase family protein codes for MTADLPEIVAHFRFEGDLTDGLPYGFGHINDTYAVGFRQADGSYRRYILQRINQQVFRDPDAIMENMVQVTRHLRTRIISDGGDPERETLNLVPTVCDNSHYVTPGNDYWRAFQFIEGARSYEQVENPRHVTCAARAFGTFQSLLSDFPVAQLHETIPDFHNTPKRYEAFSEAVSLDPGNRAVSVQREIEFVRRRQEEMPVLVDLLEAGSLPARVTHNDTKFNNVMIDDLTGEAVCVIDLDTVMPGLALYDFGDAVRSAANTAAEDEPDLSRVAFDLAIYERIVEGFLDTAGDFLIPLEIEYLPFAARLLTLECGMRFLADYLLGDVYFKVQHPEQNLDRCRTQFKMIQGMEANADLMIDLVAAYDGRLPIIP; via the coding sequence ATGACAGCCGACCTACCTGAAATCGTCGCTCATTTTCGCTTTGAGGGCGATCTGACAGACGGCCTTCCCTATGGATTTGGCCATATCAACGATACCTACGCCGTCGGGTTCCGCCAGGCTGATGGCAGTTATCGCCGCTATATCCTGCAACGGATCAACCAGCAGGTCTTTCGCGATCCCGATGCCATCATGGAAAATATGGTGCAGGTTACCCGGCATCTGCGAACCAGGATCATCTCTGACGGGGGTGACCCTGAACGGGAGACGCTCAATCTGGTGCCGACGGTGTGCGACAATTCTCACTACGTCACACCCGGGAACGATTATTGGCGGGCCTTCCAGTTCATCGAAGGGGCTCGATCCTATGAACAGGTGGAGAATCCCAGGCATGTTACCTGTGCCGCCCGGGCATTTGGCACCTTTCAGTCGTTGCTCAGCGACTTTCCTGTGGCCCAGCTCCACGAGACGATTCCCGATTTCCACAACACCCCGAAACGCTACGAGGCTTTCAGCGAAGCGGTCTCTCTGGACCCCGGGAACCGGGCAGTCTCTGTACAAAGAGAAATCGAATTTGTGAGGCGTCGGCAAGAGGAGATGCCGGTATTGGTGGATCTTCTCGAGGCGGGGAGCTTGCCGGCACGCGTGACCCACAATGACACCAAGTTCAACAATGTGATGATCGACGATCTGACCGGCGAAGCCGTTTGCGTCATTGACCTGGACACCGTCATGCCAGGGCTTGCCCTGTACGATTTTGGCGATGCGGTGCGGTCGGCGGCCAATACTGCGGCCGAAGATGAACCAGATCTCTCCAGAGTGGCGTTTGATCTGGCGATCTACGAGCGTATTGTCGAGGGTTTTCTGGACACTGCAGGTGATTTTCTGATCCCTTTGGAAATCGAGTACCTTCCCTTTGCAGCCAGGCTGCTCACGCTTGAATGTGGTATGCGCTTTCTGGCCGACTACCTCCTGGGCGATGTCTACTTCAAGGTGCAACATCCGGAACAGAACCTGGATCGCTGCCGTACGCAGTTCAAGATGATCCAGGGCATGGAAGCTAACGCGGATCTGATGATCGACCTGGTTGCAGCGTACGATGGCAGACTTCCAATAATCCCCTGA
- a CDS encoding LysM peptidoglycan-binding domain-containing protein, with translation MMKTVAGLLLVLISLVFPGVFTAEGSDLHQETCDGEWYVVQLGDSWSRIAERAGHTVTELKESNPVAAGHPQGWLFVGQQLCIPRRDGESSGIWITVRRGDSWSVLAARYGVSVWALQSANPNMVRPSHVLRPGDKIWIPASAINLTDVVCPESLEDLPAVSAKVLTKSGGVLEILRSFLVQCGAITADTGTVEAAPLRGNETPEVVVIGVDPTTGNGSPVGVLAVLGADETGWRAIFQSGVAAGLTLQQVGDINQDGHDNLSWSDTTCSAEACFTTVHLLSFVDGEFQEWIGDGTTMAEATVAFQDVGEDGTGQELILTGGIIDSLWAGPQRAVTNTWASLAGDPYILTGREYSDSYCLYHHIRDANDWLWGGWADNFEKAIASYRTAVDDPALVACWIWPREVEVLRAFGLYRLAAAHAYAGQMDLAAQVVTELHQRYPESNYSQLASIWWLAYEMTGDDTAACAAITAYARKHPDVWQPLANFGYANPALSAELICPVVPEE, from the coding sequence ATGATGAAAACCGTTGCCGGTTTGCTTCTGGTCCTCATTTCCCTGGTTTTTCCCGGTGTTTTCACCGCCGAGGGTAGTGATCTTCATCAGGAAACCTGCGACGGTGAATGGTACGTCGTTCAGCTCGGCGATTCCTGGTCCCGCATCGCCGAACGCGCCGGTCACACGGTGACTGAACTGAAGGAGAGTAACCCTGTAGCCGCAGGTCACCCTCAAGGATGGCTATTCGTGGGCCAGCAACTGTGCATTCCCAGACGGGACGGAGAATCCAGCGGCATCTGGATCACAGTTCGCCGGGGAGACTCATGGTCGGTTCTGGCGGCGCGCTATGGTGTCAGCGTATGGGCACTGCAATCGGCAAACCCCAACATGGTTCGTCCCAGCCATGTGCTGCGTCCCGGGGACAAAATCTGGATACCTGCGTCAGCCATCAACCTGACTGACGTGGTCTGTCCCGAATCGCTGGAGGATCTCCCGGCTGTGTCGGCAAAGGTGTTGACCAAATCGGGTGGTGTGCTGGAGATTCTTCGCAGCTTTCTGGTTCAATGCGGCGCCATCACTGCGGACACGGGCACCGTCGAGGCGGCGCCCCTGCGCGGCAACGAAACGCCTGAAGTCGTAGTTATCGGTGTCGATCCGACCACGGGGAATGGCTCGCCAGTGGGCGTATTGGCCGTTCTTGGCGCCGATGAAACGGGTTGGCGGGCGATCTTTCAATCCGGCGTGGCCGCCGGCCTGACATTGCAGCAGGTTGGGGACATCAATCAGGACGGACATGACAACCTGTCCTGGAGCGATACAACTTGCAGTGCTGAGGCCTGTTTCACCACGGTTCACCTGCTTTCCTTCGTCGATGGCGAATTCCAGGAATGGATCGGCGACGGCACTACCATGGCTGAGGCCACTGTGGCCTTTCAGGATGTCGGAGAAGATGGTACGGGCCAGGAATTGATCCTGACGGGTGGCATCATCGATTCGCTGTGGGCCGGGCCCCAGCGGGCCGTAACCAACACATGGGCATCACTGGCGGGCGATCCATACATCCTGACGGGCCGGGAATACAGCGATTCCTATTGCCTTTATCATCACATTCGAGATGCTAACGACTGGCTTTGGGGCGGGTGGGCGGACAACTTCGAGAAAGCGATTGCCTCCTACCGCACCGCCGTCGACGATCCTGCTCTGGTGGCCTGCTGGATCTGGCCGCGAGAGGTAGAAGTTCTGCGCGCATTCGGCCTTTATCGACTGGCAGCAGCGCACGCCTACGCCGGTCAGATGGATTTGGCAGCCCAGGTAGTCACCGAACTGCACCAACGCTATCCGGAAAGCAACTACAGCCAATTGGCTTCCATTTGGTGGCTGGCCTACGAGATGACTGGGGATGACACGGCAGCCTGTGCAGCAATCACCGCCTACGCCAGAAAACATCCGGACGTCTGGCAGCCGTTGGCCAATTTTGGCTACGCCAACCCCGCGCTTTCGGCAGAACTCATCTGCCCGGTTGTTCCGGAAGAGTAA
- a CDS encoding ArsB/NhaD family transporter, whose protein sequence is MTKKFWDMKRRNILWLCLLIGSIVTLLLLPRLGTAQDRGPVYVIDGDLQDSRGEPVEGAEIKLMLPGEEETIAEAESQKNGQFELIFGEEHLRSLAGATVAIERPHFRSVTYILTSEDVDDLQMDGFFVLPAQEGGLQRRITPAFWIAGLIFISVLLIIATERLHNVLAVMAGVAAVLFVSYFGRLLSPDLFIFNFERALDFIDWEVIFLVMGMMIVIAVIERTGIFQWVAYQAYRISRGRAWLLALILMIFTGIASAMLDNVTTMLLMTPITIQIALGLNLNPLPLLLPQVWASNVAGISTLIGTPTNILIGSYADISFSDFMINLTPGVIMAMTVLILYVLIVYWKDLKGPTATLTPELQARLQENARIRQPEALRKALIIGAFMMLMFLFGEALHLVPAVTAVVGATALLIWIRPNIEEMIEAVDWTTLVFFMMLFIMVGAIEEVGLIGGIAELIGDLVGTNLTLAMILIVWLGAIISGLIDNIPFAAAMLPVVGYLSSQIPGAAESKALFYALSVGAAFGGNGTLIGASANLVTAGISERAGFPITYGTFLRRGFPAMIVTAAAGTVWLLIRF, encoded by the coding sequence ATGACCAAGAAGTTTTGGGATATGAAGCGCCGCAATATCCTGTGGCTGTGCCTTTTGATTGGCTCGATTGTGACCTTGCTCCTGCTTCCACGGCTGGGAACGGCGCAGGACAGGGGTCCGGTATACGTCATCGATGGCGACCTTCAGGATTCCCGGGGTGAACCGGTCGAAGGGGCCGAGATCAAGCTTATGCTGCCCGGGGAAGAGGAAACGATCGCGGAGGCGGAAAGCCAGAAAAACGGCCAGTTTGAACTCATCTTCGGTGAGGAACATCTGAGATCACTGGCGGGTGCGACCGTCGCCATCGAACGGCCTCACTTCCGATCCGTCACATACATCCTGACCTCAGAGGACGTCGACGACCTACAGATGGATGGGTTCTTTGTTCTGCCAGCCCAGGAAGGTGGTCTGCAGCGCCGTATTACGCCTGCCTTCTGGATCGCGGGCCTGATCTTCATCTCAGTGTTGCTGATTATCGCTACAGAACGCCTGCACAATGTTCTGGCAGTCATGGCAGGTGTGGCTGCCGTGTTGTTCGTGAGCTATTTTGGCCGGCTGCTAAGCCCCGACCTTTTCATCTTCAATTTCGAGCGTGCGTTGGATTTTATCGACTGGGAGGTGATCTTCCTGGTCATGGGTATGATGATCGTCATTGCCGTGATCGAACGAACCGGCATTTTTCAATGGGTGGCCTATCAAGCCTATCGCATCAGTCGGGGACGAGCGTGGCTCCTGGCACTGATACTGATGATCTTCACCGGAATCGCTTCGGCAATGCTGGACAACGTGACCACGATGTTGCTCATGACACCGATCACGATCCAGATCGCCCTGGGCCTGAATCTCAATCCACTTCCCCTCCTGTTGCCACAGGTCTGGGCCTCCAATGTCGCAGGCATTAGCACCCTGATTGGCACGCCTACCAACATCTTGATCGGCTCCTACGCCGACATCTCATTTTCCGACTTCATGATCAACCTGACACCTGGTGTGATCATGGCCATGACCGTGCTGATCCTCTATGTGCTGATCGTCTATTGGAAAGACCTCAAGGGACCCACCGCGACGCTTACACCGGAACTGCAGGCTCGTCTTCAGGAAAATGCGCGAATTCGCCAGCCTGAGGCATTGCGCAAAGCCCTGATAATCGGCGCTTTCATGATGCTGATGTTCCTATTCGGCGAGGCCCTCCACCTGGTACCAGCAGTGACAGCCGTCGTCGGTGCCACGGCACTGCTGATCTGGATCCGCCCCAACATCGAAGAGATGATCGAAGCAGTGGATTGGACCACCCTGGTCTTTTTCATGATGTTGTTCATCATGGTGGGCGCGATCGAGGAGGTGGGTTTGATCGGCGGCATTGCTGAGTTGATCGGCGATCTGGTGGGAACGAATCTGACCCTGGCAATGATCCTCATTGTCTGGCTGGGCGCCATCATTTCAGGGCTGATCGACAACATTCCGTTTGCGGCTGCCATGCTGCCCGTGGTGGGCTACCTGAGCTCCCAGATCCCCGGCGCCGCCGAAAGCAAAGCCCTGTTTTATGCGCTATCGGTCGGTGCGGCCTTTGGTGGAAACGGCACCTTGATCGGCGCCTCGGCCAACCTGGTAACGGCTGGCATCAGCGAACGAGCGGGGTTCCCAATCACCTACGGTACTTTTTTGCGCCGTGGTTTCCCTGCAATGATCGTAACAGCAGCGGCCGGCACTGTCTGGCTGCTCATTCGCTTCTAG
- a CDS encoding transporter substrate-binding domain-containing protein produces the protein MKKQSGHLIILIIIFIAAMAILPTNASAEFPYQEPEPIQVATKSIEPFVFIEPEGLSGFSIDLWQAIAENAGIDYDYLVVESVTDQLDSVTEGPAQVGMAAISMTEERERSIDYSLPYYNSGLQILVGESEGNLLTDSLGALLSPDLLKAVGALILLMIIAAHLIWLMERNKNPEFPSAYWPGVWEGFWWAAVTVTTVGYGDKTPIGKLGRLLGIAWMFAGLFIIANFTANVAAQMAVERLQGAIQGPEDLYGKRVATVQGSTAASWLEDNSLSHSRVATVEDAYLLLEQGETDAVVFDAPVLQYFATTEAGNQFHVTGPVFERENYGIIVPDGHPLRETINRSLLRLMENGTYNTLKAKWFGNETQS, from the coding sequence GTGAAAAAACAATCAGGACATTTGATAATTCTCATCATTATCTTCATTGCAGCCATGGCGATATTGCCGACCAATGCGTCGGCTGAATTCCCTTACCAGGAACCTGAACCTATCCAGGTCGCGACGAAATCAATCGAACCATTCGTTTTCATAGAGCCTGAGGGCCTGAGCGGGTTTAGCATTGATCTCTGGCAAGCCATTGCCGAAAATGCCGGGATCGACTACGACTATCTTGTGGTCGAGTCGGTCACCGATCAGCTTGATAGCGTTACCGAGGGTCCGGCTCAGGTGGGCATGGCTGCCATCAGCATGACCGAAGAGCGGGAGAGGTCGATCGATTACTCCCTTCCCTACTACAATTCCGGCCTTCAGATCCTGGTGGGAGAAAGTGAAGGCAACCTTCTCACCGATAGCCTTGGGGCACTGCTCTCACCAGATTTGCTGAAAGCTGTAGGCGCTCTCATTCTGCTCATGATAATCGCAGCCCACCTGATCTGGTTGATGGAGCGCAACAAGAACCCCGAGTTCCCCAGCGCCTACTGGCCAGGCGTCTGGGAAGGCTTCTGGTGGGCAGCCGTCACAGTGACCACCGTAGGCTATGGTGACAAGACTCCCATCGGGAAGTTGGGCAGATTGTTGGGAATAGCCTGGATGTTTGCCGGCCTTTTTATCATCGCCAATTTCACCGCCAATGTCGCCGCGCAAATGGCCGTCGAGAGACTGCAGGGAGCCATTCAGGGTCCTGAAGACCTGTATGGAAAGCGCGTAGCAACCGTTCAGGGCAGCACAGCGGCCAGCTGGCTGGAGGATAACTCGCTTTCCCATTCGCGAGTGGCAACCGTCGAAGATGCTTACCTGCTGCTGGAACAGGGAGAGACCGATGCCGTGGTATTCGATGCCCCTGTACTACAATACTTTGCCACGACGGAAGCTGGCAACCAGTTCCATGTAACCGGCCCTGTGTTCGAAAGGGAAAATTATGGCATCATCGTACCCGACGGCCACCCCTTGCGGGAGACGATCAACCGGTCCCTGCTTCGACTCATGGAGAATGGCACCTACAACACACTTAAAGCCAAGTGGTTTGGCAATGAGACGCAATCCTAG
- a CDS encoding universal stress protein produces MEHIVCAARGGPGSRPAIELSISLAQENDARLTFLYIVDCDFLGHAILASSSIIHQQLREMGEFIMLKLQAEAASLGVEADFAIEEGTVREGIRHFVNESGADTVVVGRPAREKTADVFDSDSLVQFSALLEAEIGVRVILVGPDDIHLSATGPD; encoded by the coding sequence ATGGAACACATAGTCTGCGCAGCTCGCGGGGGGCCGGGTAGCCGCCCGGCAATCGAATTGTCTATCAGTCTGGCACAGGAAAACGATGCTCGTCTGACCTTTCTCTACATTGTCGACTGCGACTTTCTGGGACACGCGATCCTTGCCAGTTCCAGCATAATTCACCAGCAGTTGCGGGAGATGGGCGAATTCATCATGCTCAAGCTGCAGGCGGAGGCGGCCAGCCTGGGTGTCGAGGCGGATTTCGCCATCGAAGAGGGCACGGTGAGAGAGGGGATCCGTCATTTCGTCAACGAATCGGGGGCCGACACGGTCGTGGTCGGACGTCCAGCACGGGAGAAAACGGCAGATGTTTTTGACTCCGACAGCCTCGTGCAGTTTTCGGCCTTGCTGGAGGCCGAAATCGGCGTTCGCGTGATCCTGGTCGGCCCTGACGATATCCACCTGTCGGCCACCGGCCCCGACTAG
- a CDS encoding VTT domain-containing protein codes for MQLWLKRVLLVIVLGVLIYLSVQYHEPIIELVSDQERIRDWLADLGPLGPMGLIFLNALQVVIAPIPGNVMQVIAGYLFGWLPGTIYSIIGMALGGILAMSLARVFGRPLVYKLVGEKRTMRWEEVTHLDSLTVWVILMLGIFGDIPFFIAGLTTLPIWKIIGVAVLVRAPSVLISTAIGAGVIDWRSPWVLGSVVLMVLVALIAVRYQDRIEQWVDRTVLDRVLKQASKAPIEEAVAQLEAPQTPGKTTE; via the coding sequence ATGCAACTGTGGCTAAAACGGGTTTTACTGGTTATCGTCCTCGGGGTTTTGATCTATCTGAGCGTCCAGTATCACGAACCGATCATCGAACTGGTCAGCGACCAGGAGCGCATTCGCGACTGGTTGGCCGATCTGGGCCCATTGGGGCCAATGGGCTTGATATTTCTGAATGCCCTTCAGGTGGTGATCGCTCCCATCCCTGGCAATGTGATGCAGGTGATCGCCGGGTATCTCTTTGGATGGTTGCCTGGAACGATTTACAGCATTATCGGTATGGCCTTGGGAGGAATCCTGGCCATGAGTCTGGCACGGGTATTTGGCCGGCCGTTGGTATACAAGCTGGTGGGCGAGAAGCGGACAATGCGCTGGGAAGAGGTAACCCACCTGGATTCGCTGACAGTTTGGGTTATCCTCATGCTTGGCATCTTCGGCGATATACCCTTTTTCATCGCCGGGCTGACAACGCTCCCAATTTGGAAAATCATCGGTGTCGCAGTATTGGTTCGAGCACCGTCGGTACTCATTTCTACGGCCATAGGAGCCGGTGTCATCGACTGGCGTTCGCCATGGGTCCTGGGCTCAGTCGTACTGATGGTGCTCGTTGCCCTGATCGCCGTTCGCTACCAGGATCGTATCGAACAATGGGTGGACCGGACGGTTCTGGACCGGGTATTGAAACAAGCCTCAAAGGCTCCCATTGAGGAGGCAGTGGCCCAATTGGAGGCGCCCCAAACGCCTGGGAAAACGACAGAATAA